One stretch of Thalassophryne amazonica chromosome 17, fThaAma1.1, whole genome shotgun sequence DNA includes these proteins:
- the LOC117529648 gene encoding microtubule-associated serine/threonine-protein kinase 3-like yields MGHIKLTDFGLSKVGLMNMTTNLYEGHIEKDAREFSDKQVCGTPEYIAPEVILRQGYGKPVDWWAMGIILYEFLVGCVPFFGDTPEELFGQVISGQCHLNPQKINTCGISFESLGNISPSQ; encoded by the exons ATGGGCCACATTAAACTGACAGATTTTGGCCTATCCAAAGTGGGGCTGATGAATATGACTACTAATCTGTACGAGGGACATATAGAGAAAGATGCCAGAGAATTCTCTGATAAGCAG GTTTGTGGAACCCCAGAGTATATTGCTCCAGAGGTCATTCTTCGGCAAGGCTACGGAAAGCCGGTGGATTGGTGGGCTATGGGCATCATCCTGTACGAGTTCCTCGTGGGCTGTGTACCCTTTTTTGGAGACACACCAGAAGAACTGTTTGGGCAGGTCATCAGTGGTCAGTGTCACCTCAATCCTCAGAAAATAAATACCTGTGGTATTTCTTTCGAGTCACTGGGTAATATTTCACCCTCACAGTAA